In the Primulina eburnea isolate SZY01 unplaced genomic scaffold, ASM2296580v1 ctg177, whole genome shotgun sequence genome, TGGCATAAAAATTATTCCTTTAAAAGGCATAAATGAACATGCCAAACATAAAATTGATTGTGAAAAAGAAACTTTAGACATAGACTATTGTTCGTGTCAACTTCAATTCTACATCCTTTCTACCCAAatacacttttcaacatttagaGATTTTTTCTTTCAGTTTAATAATAAGGAAGAAAGAATAAGTATAAATTCCTTATTAGATTTAGGATTAGTTTCCGAAATCATCATTACAGATAAAGACAACATAGACAGTCTCAACAGTGTTGGCCTTAAAAGTGCAATCCAATATATCTTTGATATCGGCAATAATgaagtaaaattagaaataagatcAACATGTCCAGAATGGATTAGAACAGATTTAGAACCAGCAGTTCACAGAATTTGGGTCAAGCCCTTTTTTAATTGGCAAAGACAAGAAGCGGAACCCAAAATCCATCATCCAACCATTTGCAGTGCTACAatccaaaaacaaataaaacatcagagATTACAGACATTAGCCTTCAAGCATAAATTCATCGAAAAGAGAAACGAAGACTACAGATTATATTTTATGAACCAGAGTTACAAAATCTACATATTGAGCTCATCACCATGTGTTGATCATTTTCCAGATTTTTATACAGATGCTCccaaaactttttatttttatactaGAATGTACAACAGATTCTTGGAAGAATTAGAAGACCAAAAGATAGAAGAAATCTTCTACTCCTCAGAAGAAGATATTATCCTTGAAGATTTACTCGATGAAGAAGGAATGCATAATTTAGAcacatgatttttattgtaatttttgtATTGTAAAATTTgtactaaaaatatatatatatatatatatatatatatatatacatacatatatatatataatgcaaACATGACAAGGACAAATACTATTCAAGATTCCGAAAATACCCTTGAAGATGTCTATATAAAGAAGACAAGGCCTCCAAGGAAATGCAAGTTTTTTGATACCAAGTTTTGATTCCCACTTTCACTTCCTTTCTTCTCTCTTCTCTTTCTTACTTTTCCTACTTTCTCCACTCACATTCAAGGTGTTCTTACCTTTCAAGCTTTATGTTCTTGAAGAATTTGTAAATCCTTTGAAGATATATTgaagttcttattttgattccaaggtgtgttttatttatgtgttaaatacttgtatatatatattatatattatatggccggttaaaccgcctaaatatatataaatacctatatatattatatgtatatCTTGAAGATTTTGTGGTGTTCTTTGCAAAAGTATGCTCTACATATAATCCTTTAAAGATTATATGCAATCAGAAACTGGAGGAACCTCAAATCtttaaagatctttaaattcctgcatttaaattcttgtatttaaatTCCTGTCTTTAAAttccgcatatatatatatattattatacatattatatggctggttaaaccgcctactttatttattgttattgcattttctttttattaattgctttttattattattgtttatgaATATTTCTATTGGTGTTCAATTATCCCCCTAAGTATCACTGGGTAGTCTTTGGTATCAGTTATAAGAATTTgatctttatttactttaggaATTTCCCAATTATCAATTGATTTATCAAAATAGATTGTACAATCAAAACAGAATTCCAAGTAGATAAAAACTTTCTACATAAAGATTTTTATGCTACACATAATAAAGAAAAAAGATTAtggttttttgaaaaatttatggaTACAAGAAAAGATATTCAACAAAAATTCTAtgaatttacaaataaatataaaattcatattttattttttgattggTTTGAAATATATTCCTTTCAAAATTCTTTATATTATCCATTTTCAAATTCTGTTAATCCTATTCAAAATAATATAGAAACCGCAGTTatagatagtaaattcaaaaacacaataactgaaaataatgttaaaaatatcaaacaaaataattttggatttataaaaataatacaagATAAATTAAGTAAAATGGCAACAACAAATAGCTCAAATCAACCCATAGATCAAATTGCTCTTAAAACACCAATCTCTAATCTTAGAATAAATACATTAAATCATGATTCAGATATTAGTGAAGCTTTAGAACAATTCCAAAATCctacaaataaaatcaataaaatggattggaatcaatcttcacaaaagttacaaattattcctgctccagatttaggaataataaaacccataacacaatctcgttttaatgcttcttccgtttatgattggaacatagatggaatgactgaatataatattcttagtattttACAACAAATGACTATGGCAGCAAATGCCTATAAAACTCAAACAAATACACAAGATAGAACCATAGCCGAACTCCTTATAGCTGGTTTTTCTGGTCAAATTAAGGGTTGGTGGGACTATTATCTTACAAATCAACAACAAGAAGATATTCTAAATTCTATAAAAACTGATGAAGACGGGATACCAATTTTAGATCAAGATGAAAATCCCCAACAAGATGCTGTAGCTACTTTAATCCTAACAATCTCTTTACATTTTATAGGTGATCCTtcacatttaaaagataaaaatgctgaattattatcaaatcttaaatgtaaaaaattaagtgattttcaatggtataaaaatacttttctAACCAGAGTCATGCTTAGGGAAGACTCTAATCAaccattttggaaagaaaaattcctagcaggattaccaactcttttaggagaaaaggttagaaataaaattagggaatcatgtggaaaacaaataattccttataatgaatttacttatggtcaattaattagtctaactcaacaagaaggtttaaaaatatgtcaagatctaaaattacaaaaacatttaaaatgggaAATGAAAAGAACGAAACAAGAATTAGGAACTTTCTGTCAACAATTTGATATAAATCCTAATAAACCTTCTCCTTCTAAATGCTTAGGAAACTGTAGTGAATCTAATGAAAAGCCatatagaaaaaattttaaatacaataagagaaattttaaaccaaaagaagatttttataagaaaccttataagaaatttaaaaatttcaaacaatatcctaaaaaatcatttaaagataTTGAATGTTATAAATGTCATAAAAAAGGACATACTGCTAATTATTGTAGATTGAATAAACAATTAAATGAATTagaattaaatgaagaaatattaaataaaatttctaatcttttaattgattcttctgagtcagaattagaaaatttttcttctaaagatgaaaatgaatctttacaaatagatgaattaattacatctagtaatgaatctgaaaaacaaattaacatGCTTTCAAAAGATCAACAATTCTTTCTTGATATTCTAAAAGACATAAATGATCCCaatattcaaaaagaatatcttgataaaattttaaaatctctcaaagaaaataaagaagaaaaaacagaAATAAAAAATACTACTTTACCAAATACTTCTAAAAATACTTACGACCTAaccaatattttagaaaaaaagaaagaaaatgaaaaataaagagaTAACAATCCCAGACTtacaaaaagatataaaagaaataaaactagagctaaaagaattaaaagaaaaacaaaaagaagattctgaaataatcaaaggaatatTAGATAATATTAACACTGAAAATTCTGAAGAATCTGAagataatgaaataaaaaatattcaaaaccttgaaaaaattccagaagactttctttttgtattaagAGAAATAACATCTAGAAAAtacatactaaaaataaatttggtattttcagaaaattttaaaattagtacaaTAGCGCTTTTTGATACTGGTGCTgatttaaattgtataaaatcagGAATAGTACctaaaaattttcaagaaaaaactaaTGAAAAACTTTCGGCTGCTAACAATTCTAAATTAAATGTCAATTCAAAAACAGAAGCATCAATATTAAACAATggagtttttattaaaactacaTTTATTCTTGTTAATGATATACATCATACTGTAATTCTAGGAACACCTTTTATAGGATTAATTACTCCATATAAAGTAAATAATAATtctatttcttttaaatttaattacaaaaaattagAATTTGAATTCTTAGAAAAACCCCGTACAAGAAATCTCAATTTAATAAAAGCATATTCTATATATGAAAATAGTATTAATGTACTAATTCAAGGAAAAAaattttcaactagaaaatcttaaaaaagataTTTCCCAAAAAAGGATAATAAAACAGTTAGAAACACAAgaacttcaaaataaaatttcaaaatttcaaaagctATTAGAAACAGAAATTTGTTCAGAAATTCCAAATGCTTTCTGGAATAGAAAACAACATATTGTAGATCTCCCTTATGAACAAGATTTTAATGATAAACAAATTCCAACCAAAGCTAGACCAATACAAATGAATTTTGATCTAGAAGAACATTGTAAAAAGGAAATACAAGATTTGGAAAAGAAAGGTCTAATTTCCAAATCTAGATCTCCTTGGAGTTGCGctgctttttatgttaataaaaatTCTGAAATTGAAAGAGGGACTCCCAGAttagtaataaattataaaccattaaataaagcattaaaatggatTAGATATCCTATACCAAATAAAAAAGATCTATTACAAAAACTGCATAATGCTTCTATATTTTctaaatttgatatgaaatcaggattttggcaaATACAAATTTCTCAAAAGGACAggtataaaactgcttttacaGTCCCTTTTGGACAATAtgaatggaatgtaatgccTTTTGGGTTAAAAAATGCCCCTTCTGAATTCCAAAGGATTATGAATGAAATCTTCAATGATTATTCAAAATATTGTATagtttatattgatgatgtcTTAATCTTTTCAAACAACATAGATGAGCATATAAAACACCTAAAAACATTCCTTtatattacaaaacaaaatgGTTTAGTAGTATCCAAATCAAAAATAAGCCTATTCCAGACTAAAATCAGATTTTTAGGACACTACATATCACAAGGAACTATTACACCTATTGAAAGATCTTTACAATTTGCAAATAAATTCCCTGATAAAATACTTGATaaaaatcaattacaaagatttttaggaAGTTTAAATTATGTTCTAGATTTCTGTCCTAACATTAATAGAATAGCAAAACCTTTACATGATAGGCTTAAGAAAAACCCAGTTCCATGGACAGAAAAACACACAGAGTTAGTACAGATAATCAAAAAACAAGTATTAGAAATTCCATGTTTACATATTGCAGATCCTAGCCTACCGAAAATAGTTGAGACAGATGCCTCAGATCTAGGATATGGAGGTATTTTAAAGCAAAAACAAGGAGACAAAGAGTATATAGTTCAGTATACATCAGCCCATTGGAACGACACCCAAAAGAATTATTCTACTATAAAAAAGGAAATTTTGGGCAttgttttatgcatacaaaaatttcaaagtgacttattaaatcaaaattttttacTAAGGATAGACTGTAAAAGTGCGAAAGAAATTTTACAAAAAGATGTTCAAAATCTTGCATCAAAACAAATTTTTGCACGTTGGCAGGCTATATTAAGTatttttgattttaatattGAATTTATCAAAGGAGATACAAATTCTCTACCAGACTTCCTTACCCGAGAATTTCTTCAAGACAGAGTCAATGCCGCCGAAAAAAGATAAAGACAAAAGGCCTATCCAAACCTCTGTTGATCCAGTAAAACCAAAAAGTTGGTATGAAATTGTTACAAAAGAAGAAGAGCTCGACACTGCCCAATCCAAACTCCAAATTCCAAAGAAAGAAAACTGTGATATTGAAACCAgacttcaaattcttgaagctCTTCTTGAAGCATCAAAGGACAAAAAATCtctagaaaaagaaaattccgaagaaaaatcctcaaaaatccAAGTTTCAAATACTTTCCAGGTATTgtcaaattcagatgattccCCTACAACATCCTCACAAAAACAATCTTTAAATCCTCAGGTTTCTTTGACCCAACCTTATTTAAAAGCCTCTtcagaattttttgaaaaacctatatggcaaaatattattaatactgAAAGAGGATTCGATAGTTCTGAACCATTCCAGattcttcaaaaatattttggaaaagGAAGATATTATAAACCATATGATATTAATAAAACCCCTTATTTCTATCAAGCCATTCTTGAAATTACAGAATccgtaatatttaaaaatttcttcCTAGAAGAGAAACATGAAGATCCGGCATATTCTACTTGTAAGATTCTCAAAGTCATTGCTCCAGCTGATTGGGGATATGACTTAACCAAATCCCTATTCTTTCCAGAAAAACTTAAAGAAACACATTTCTTCGAAATACCTTTTAACTATTGGGATTATCATCAAGCATGGTACAATTCCTTTTTGATCCAAAACCAAAAACATAAACACACATGGCTTTTCTATTTTGACACAAAAATATGTGATCCCAAACAATTTCCATTTTGGTGGAATTCATGGTGGGAATTTTTCGGTTCATCATATGAAATTCTAAAACCCCCAATCCAAAGTTCGTTCAATTTATTCAAAGCTCAGTATAAACCTACAGATGAAGAAAAATCATTACAACCCTTAGCCCTTTTTTGTACAAAATTCTATGTTCCATGGGTTCTTGCATGGACAGTAGAACTTTCTGATCAAAAACTTCCAGtacttataagaaaattcaaagtTAAATGGTGggataaatttaaaagtcctccAAGCCTTTCAATTATGAATATTCAAAAATGGATTAAAGACTGTAACGTCAAGACTCCAGAGACATTCCAAACACCACAGCAGACAGACTTTTTGgtacaaaaatctcaaatggcAGCTATGCTTGCAACAGCAAAAACTCCTGAAGAAATGCAGGCAATATTGATGAAATTTACACCAGCCTTATCAAACAGATCAGAATCTCCAGAACCCTCCGTCCAtttagatgatgatgatgatggacctatttttggaaacagTGGAATGTAAATATgaattgtaaattttaatttttgcatTGATTGTAATATTcgtgtattaaaaaaaaaaaaaaaaaaaaaaaaaagagaaatgaCGACGAAATGATACAAGCATGACAACGACAAATACTATTCAAGATTACAAAAATGCCCTTGAAGatatctataaatagaagacaaGTCTACCGAGGAAAGGCAAGTTTTTTGATACCAAGTTTTGATTCCCACTTTCACTTCCTTTCTTCTCTCTTCTCTTTCTTACTTTTCCTACTTTCTCCACTCACATTCAAGGTGTTCTTACCTTTCAAGCTTTATGTTCTTGAGGAATTTGTAAATCCTTTGAAGATATATTgaagttcttattttgattccaaggtgtgttttatttatgtgttaaatacttgtatatatatattatatattatatggccggttaaaccgcctaaatatatataaatacctatatatattatatgtatatCTTGAAGATTTTGTGGTGTTCTTTGCAAAAGTATGCTCTACATATAATCCTTTAAAGATTATATGCAATCAGAAACTGGAGGAACCTCAAATCtttaaagatctttaaattcctgcatttaaattcttgtatttaaatTCCTGTCTTTAAAttccgcatatatatatatattattatacatattatatggctggttaaaccgcctactttatttattgttattgcattttctttttattaattgctttttattattattgtttatgaATATTTCTATTGGTGTTCAATTATCCCCCTAAGTATCACTGGGTAGTCTTTCCAAAGACTACCCAGTGATACTTAGGGGGATAATTGAACACCAATAGAAATATtcataaacaataataataaaaagcaattaataaaaagaaaatgcaataacaataaataaagtaggcggtttaaccagccatataatatgtataataatatatatatatatgcggaaTTTAAAGACAGGAatttaaatacaagaatttaaatgcaggaatttaaagatctttaaaGATTTGAGGTTCCTCCAGTTTCTGATTGCATATAATCTTTAAAGGATTATATGTAGAGCATACTTTTGCAAAGAACACCACAAAATCTTCAAGatatacatataatatatataggtatttatatatatttaggcggtttaaccggccatataatatataatatatatatacaagtatttaacacataaataaaacacaccttggaatcaaaataagaacttcAATATATCTTCAAAGGATTTACAAATTCTTCAAGAACATAAAGCTTGAAAGGTAAGAACACCTTGAATGTGAGTGGAGAAAGTAGGAAAAGTAAGAAAGAGAAGAGAGAAGAAAGGAAGTGAAAGTGGGAATCAAAACTTGGTATCAAAAAACTTGCATTTCCTTGGAGGCCTTGTCTTCTTTATATAGACATCTTCAAGGGTATTTTCGGAATCTTGAATAGTATTTGTCCTTGTCATGCTTGCATCATTTCGtcgtcatttttttttttttttttaatacacgAATATTACAATCaatacaaaattaaaatttacattcaTATTTACATTCCActgtttccaaaaataggtccatcatcatcatcatctaaaTGGATAGAGGGCTCTGGAGATTCTGATCTGTTTGATAAGGCTGGTGTAAATTTCATCAATATTGCCTGCATTTCTTCAGGAGTTTTTTGCTGTTGCAAGCATAGCTgccatttgagatttttgtacCAAAAAGTGCTGTCTGCATGTGGTGTTTGGAATGTTCTGGAGTCTTGACTTACAGTCTTTAATCCATTTTTGAATATCATAATGTGAAAGGCTTggaggacttttaaatttatccCACCATTTAACTTTGAATCTTCTTACAAGTACTGGAAGTTTTTGATTTAAAAGTTCTACTGTCCATGCAAGAACCCATGGAACATAGAATTTTGTACAAAAAAGGGCTAAGGGTTTGTAATGATTTTTCTTCATCTGTGGGTTTATACTGAGCTTGAATAAATTGAAACGAACTTTGGATTGGGGGTTTTAGATTTCATATGATGAACCGAAAAATTCCCACCATGAAATTCCACCAAAATGGAAATTGTTTGGGATCACATATTTTTGTGGTCAAAATAGAAAGCCATGTGTGTTTATGTTTTTGGTTTTGGATCAAAAAGGAATTGTACGCAGCGTGATGATAATCCCAATAATTAAAAGGTATTTCGAAGAAATGTGTTTCTTTAAGTTTTTCTGGAAAGAATAGGGGATTTGGTTAAGTCATATCCCCATCAGCTGGAGCAATGACTTTGAGAATCTTACAAGTAGAATATGCCGGATCTTCATGTTTCTCTTCTAGgaagaaattttaaatattacggATTCTGTAATTTCAAGAATGGCTTGATAGAAATAATGGGGTTTTATTAATATCATATGGTTTATAATATCTTCctttaccaaaatatttttgaaggaatCTGGAATGGTTCAGAACTATCGAATCCTCTTTcagtattaataatattttgccatataggtttttcaaaaaattctggAAGAGGGCTTTTAATAGGGTTGGGTCAAAGAACCTTAGGATTAAAGATTGTTTTTGTGAGGATGTTTAGGGggaatcatctgaatttgacAATACCTGGAAAGTATTTGAAACTTggatttttgaggatttttcttcggaattttctttttctagaGATTTTTTGTCCTTTGATGCTTCAAGAAGagcttcaagaatttgaagtcTGGTTTCAATATCACAGTTTTCTTTCTTTGGAATTTGGAGTTTGGATTGGGCAGTATCGAGCTCTTCTTCTTTTGTAACAATTTCATACCAACTTTTTGGTTTTACTGGATCAACAGAGGTTTGGATAGGCCTTTTGTCTTTATCTTTTTTCGGCGGCATTGATTCTGTCTTGAAGAAATTCTCGGGTAAGGAAGTCTGGTAGAGAATTTGTATCTCCTTTGATAAATTCaatattaaaatcaaaaatACTTAATATAGCCTGCCATCGTGCAAAAATTTGTTTTGATGCAAGATTTTGAACATCTTTTTGTAAAATTTCTTTCGCACTTTTACAGTCTATCCTTAgtaaaaaattttgatttaataagtcactttgaaatttttgtatgcataaaacaaTGCCCAAAATTTCCTTTTTTATAGTAGAATAATTCTTTTGGGTGTCGTTCCAATGGGCTGATGTATACTGAACTATATACTCTTTGTCTCCTTGTTTTTGCTTTAAAATACCTCCATATCCTAGATCTGAGGCATCTGTCTCAACTATTTTCGGTAGGCTAGGATCTGCAATATGTAAACATGGAATTTCTAATACTTGTTTTTTGATTATCTGTACTAACTCTGTGTGTTTTTCTGTCCATGGAACTGGGTTTTTCTTAAGCCTATCATGTAAAGGTTTTGCTATTCTATTAATGTTAGGACAGAAATCTAGAACATAATTTAAACTtcctaaaaatctttgtaattgatttttATCAAGTATTTTATCAGGGAATTTATTTGCAAATTGCAAAGATCTTTCAATAGGTGTAATAGTTCCTTGTGATATGTAGTGTCCTAAAAATCTGATTTTAGTCTGGAATAGGCTTTTTTTGATTTGGATACTACTAAACcattttgttttgtaatataAAGGAATGTTTTTAGGTGTTTTATATGCTCATCTATGTTGTTTGAAAAGACTAAgacatcatcaatataaactATACAATATTTTGAATAATCATTGAAGATTTCATTCATAATTCTTTGGAATTCAGACGGGGCATTTTTTAACCCAAAAggcattacattccattcaTATTGTCCAAAAGGGACtgtaaaagcagttttatacctgtctttttgagaaatttgtatttgccaaaatcctgatttcatatcaaatttagAAAATATAGAAGCATTATGCAGTTTTTGTAATAGATCTTTTTTATTTGGTATAGGATATCTgatccattttaatgctttatttaatggtttataatttattactaaTCTGGGAGTCCCTCTTTCAATTTCAGAatttttattaacataaaaagc is a window encoding:
- the LOC140820819 gene encoding uncharacterized protein produces the protein MPPKKDKDKRPIQTSVDPVKPKSWYEIVTKEEELDTAQSKLQIPKKENCDIETRLQILEALLEASKDKKSLEKENSEEKSSKIQVSNTFQVLSNSDDSPTTSSQKQSLNPQVSLTQPYLKASSEFFEKPIWQNIINTERGFDSSEPFQILQKYFGKGRYYKPYDINKTPYFYQAILEITESVIFKNFFLEEKHEDPAYSTCKILKVIAPADWGYDLTKSLFFPEKLKETHFFEIPFNYWDYHQAWYNSFLIQNQKHKHTWLFYFDTKICDPKQFPFWWNSWWEFFGSSYEILKPPIQSSFNLFKAQYKPTDEEKSLQPLALFCTKFYVPWVLAWTVELSDQKLPVLIRKFKVKWWDKFKSPPSLSIMNIQKWIKDCNVKTPETFQTPQQTDFLVQKSQMAAMLATAKTPEEMQAILMKFTPALSNRSESPEPSVHLDDDDDGPIFGNSGM